The sequence AGCAAATTCATGGCCGTCCATTGGAGCCCGTACTGGCAACTTATAGAGAGCAAATCGACTATCATGCATATTTGGCCATGCCCTATAAGAAGATAACTTCATTGTTGAAGCACGTAAACTTAGGCCTATGGAATCTCCTGATCGTAAAAATACATGAAGTGGTACATGCTTACTTTCAGAGCTAGAGATATTCTTTCTCTGAAATTCATGGTAACCATTTGTTGAGCTTGATTTCCCAAGTATCTGTTTGAGACCATTTTTCAGAAATCCAGAAAGTGTCTTACCTTTGGAGGAATGAGCCTGAGTCACATCTCCTGCCTGTAACATATGTAAACAATTTGAAGATTCGAGACTCTTTTTGACCTCGCTTGATCGTAACAGGGAAGGATTTGATCTCAATTCTGTGTAAGACTTCAGATCATGGAGTCCGCCACCACAATTATACATTTGCAAAAGTAACAATCTTCTTTCATGTAAAACTGTCAAATCCCGTTGCATTTCAACGTCATCATTTCTCCAGCAAGGAAATAACAGCACATTTGATGTGTCCGGAACATTTAGACGATCTTGGCCGGTAATGAAATCAAGCAGCCTTCTCCTATCACCGAATCCCAACCGGCTAAAAGGTACAACCATTCCTTTCTGCTCAACAATCCTGTGATGCTTAAAAATCTCACTATCTGATCTAGAAAACCTGCGTGATACCCCCTCATCTTCTCCATCGGCAAAGCTTTTACAATGAACTGGTTTGCCTTCATTCTTCAGATGCTGGGGCTCGACCTCAAGCAAGAGCACATTGCAAGTCCTATCAACcgatgttagcaaaccaggatAAACATAATCTGCTCCTCTCTCCCTCCCATGTAAAAATAACGCAGGGTATCCCTCATAATTGCAAAGAATTTCAAATACAGGCGCCCATAGAAGAGGACCATCCTCGAGACCTAAAGGACCTACTTCTTGGGGGATTATCCGGcatccaacaactgataaaaaacCAGGCATAACATATACTACATTACCAAGCTCAGGATTTTGGTGAACCCAAATGCCAACCAATGGCTGAATGTTCGCTAAAAACTGGCAAAGGGCCTTATAAGAGCGAACTCCTTTTCTCCACTCGATCAAGGTTTTACAAGAAACAACTTCCAATATATCACATTGGGCAAACCACACCTTGTCAGAGGCTACAATAACACGGAGGTCTCGACAGCTGAGACCGAGACTGCACACATCCCTCGAAGAGAGGGACCTCgtgattatttcaaatatatcattAGGCAAAGACAAAAACAAGCTTGATC comes from Primulina huaijiensis isolate GDHJ02 chromosome 2, ASM1229523v2, whole genome shotgun sequence and encodes:
- the LOC140970908 gene encoding F-box protein At5g39450 isoform X2, with the translated sequence MLPYPCGSSLFLSLPNDIFEIITRSLSSRDVCSLGLSCRDLRVIVASDKVWFAQCDILEVVSCKTLIEWRKGVRSYKALCQFLANIQPLVGIWVHQNPELGNVVYVMPGFLSVVGCRIIPQEVGPLGLEDGPLLWAPVFEILCNYEGYPALFLHGRERGADYVYPGLLTSVDRTCNVLLLEVEPQHLKNEGKPVHCKSFADGEDEGVSRRFSRSDSEIFKHHRIVEQKGMVVPFSRLGFGDRRRLLDFITGQDRLNVPDTSNVLLFPCWRNDDVEMQRDLTVLHERRLLLLQMYNCGGGLHDLKSYTELRSNPSLLRSSEVKKSLESSNCLHMLQAGDVTQAHSSKGKTLSGFLKNGLKQILGKSSSTNGYHEFQRKNISSSESKHVPLHVFLRSGDSIGLSLRASTMKLSSYRAWPNMHDSRFALYKLPVRAPMDGHEFAGLWGGTFGWPPGRPSEDKPGKALFFILISYEESDGQQLLIATKILEGTSYVLHPNGSAMFIVNITQPSTDTFPWDTDGDSNPIYVKQSFVGEGIANGYGFRYPGSKPGSLFVLQNGLLGFIWRESRAVLTLKRLNLPELLRKGERVPPLSPVSNFAYLTKTYSNVFSGFSNSSNGLTLPRLGEKKKRKSFSAMDLSLDHATNAMFDNMVR
- the LOC140970908 gene encoding F-box protein At5g39450 isoform X1; translation: MLPYPCGSSLFLSLPNDIFEIITRSLSSRDVCSLGLSCRDLRVIVASDKVWFAQCDILEVVSCKTLIEWRKGVRSYKALCQFLANIQPLVGIWVHQNPELGNVVYVMPGFLSVVGCRIIPQEVGPLGLEDGPLLWAPVFEILCNYEGYPALFLHGRERGADYVYPGLLTSVDRTCNVLLLEVEPQHLKNEGKPVHCKSFADGEDEGVSRRFSRSDSEIFKHHRIVEQKGMVVPFSRLGFGDRRRLLDFITGQDRLNVPDTSNVLLFPCWRNDDVEMQRDLTVLHERRLLLLQMYNCGGGLHDLKSYTELRSNPSLLRSSEVKKSLESSNCLHMLQAGDVTQAHSSKGKTLSGFLKNGLKQILGKSSSTNGYHEFQRKNISSSESKHVPLHVFLRSGDSIGLSLRASTMKLSSYRAWPNMHDSRFALYKLPVRAPMDGHEFAGLWGGTFGWPPGRPSEDKPGKALFFILISYEESDGQQLLIATKILEGTSYVLHPNGSAMFIVNITQPSTDTFPWDTDGDSNPIYVKQSFVGEGIANGYGFRYPGSKPGSLFVLQNGLLGFIWRESRAVLTLKRLNLPELLRKGERVPPLSPVSNFAYLTKTYSNVFSGFSNSSNGLTLPS